The following are from one region of the Longimicrobium sp. genome:
- a CDS encoding 5-oxoprolinase subunit PxpA — translation MNRTIDLNCDLGESFGAYRMGDDAGVLPFVTSANVACGAHAGDPSVMRRTVAAALEHGVAIGAHPGLPDLAGFGRREMRISPQEAYDLVLYQVGALAAFATAAGTRLRHVKPHGALYNMACADAALAEPIARAVRDLDARLILFGLPGSELQRAAEGAGLRFAREAFADRGYAADGSLVRRGAPGAMIEDADDAVRRAVEIASEGRTRTADGGELRLAADTICIHGDRADAALFARTLREGLERSGVRVAAPLSGG, via the coding sequence ATGAATCGCACGATCGACCTCAATTGCGATCTGGGAGAGAGCTTCGGCGCCTACAGGATGGGCGACGATGCGGGGGTGCTCCCGTTCGTGACCTCGGCCAACGTGGCGTGCGGCGCGCATGCGGGTGATCCTTCCGTGATGCGCCGCACCGTGGCCGCCGCGCTGGAGCACGGGGTGGCGATCGGCGCGCATCCGGGACTTCCGGACCTGGCCGGCTTCGGGCGGCGCGAGATGAGGATCTCGCCCCAGGAGGCGTACGACCTGGTGTTGTACCAGGTGGGCGCGCTCGCCGCCTTCGCCACGGCCGCCGGCACCAGGCTGCGCCACGTGAAGCCGCACGGCGCGCTCTACAACATGGCCTGCGCCGATGCCGCCCTCGCGGAGCCGATCGCCCGCGCCGTCCGCGACCTCGACGCGCGGCTCATCCTCTTCGGCCTGCCGGGAAGCGAGCTGCAGCGCGCCGCGGAGGGCGCCGGGCTCCGCTTCGCGCGCGAGGCCTTCGCGGACCGGGGATACGCGGCGGATGGCTCCCTCGTCCGCCGCGGCGCGCCGGGGGCGATGATCGAGGATGCGGACGATGCGGTGCGGCGCGCGGTGGAGATCGCGTCGGAGGGGCGCACCCGGACGGCGGATGGGGGCGAGCTCCGGCTGGCGGCGGATACCATCTGCATCCACGGCGACCGGGCCGATGCCGCTCTTTTCGCGCGCACCCTGCGTGAA